Below is a genomic region from Tepidiforma bonchosmolovskayae.
CGTTCCTTTCGAATTAGCCCGGGCAGGGCACAGCAGGCGGGGGCCGGGTGACCCGGCCCCCGCTGGGCCGCAGCCGTTGCGACCGGCGGGCTCCCGCGTGCCGCGACCTGCCGGTGGGGGCTGGCGCTAGCGGAAGTGGGGGAGGACGGTCTCGGCGAAGAGGCGGGCGGGCTCGCGGGTATCGCGGCCGAAGAATTCGATGACGAACATCGTGCAGCCGAGGTCGAGGTGGCGCTGAATCTGCTCGCGGACGCGGGCAGGGCTGCCGGCGATGGCGAGCGGGCCGGTGGGGTCGCCCATGTGGCCGCCGAAGATCTTCTTTGCGGTTTCGACCATCGGAGCAGCGGCGGCCTCATCCGGTGCGATGATGACGAGGCACTGCTGGCTGATGGTGATGGAAGCCGGGTCGCGGCCGACGGCCGCGCAGTGTTCGCGGAGGACGTCGATCTTGCGGGGGAGGGCGTGGTGGTGGGCGGCGAGGTTGTTCCAGATATCGGCGTGGCGGGCGGCGATGCGGAGGAGGACTTTTTCGCCGGCGCCGCCGACGAGGATGGGCGGCCTGCGGACGGGCTTCGGCTCGCAGACGAGGTTGCGGACGTGGACGAATTCGCCGTCCATGGTGACCTCGGGCTCGGTCCACATGGCGCGGAGGAGTTCGAGGGTTTCGCGGAGCTGGCGCATGCGGGCGCCGATGGGCGGGAAGGGGACGCCGAAGTCGGTGAATTCGCGGGGCATCCAGCCGGCGCCGAGGCCGGGGATGATGCGGCCGCCGGCGATGTTGTCGATGGTGGCGATGACCTTGCCGAGGTGGGCCGGGTTGCGCATGCCGGCGGGGGTGACGAGGGTCCCGATTTCGACCCGTTCGGTGATGGCGGCGACGGCGGCGACGAGCGACCAGGCTTCGAGGATCGGGATCTGGGGCGACTGCGGGCCGTAGAGATGGTCGCAGACCCAGAGGGAATCGAAGCCCATGGCTTCGAACTCGCGGGCGTTGGTCTTCGCTTCGTCCCAGGTGCGCTTAATCTGGGGGATGGTGACGCCGAAATGGGGTGCCGGCATGGCTGGCCTCCGGTGATGCGGGTTGCAGGTGGGGACAGCCTAGCGGGCCGCGGGAGGTTGCGCGAGGGCGTTCAGCGGATGACGAAGTAGCGCGCGCCGGGGTGGTGGACGATGACGGCGGCGGTGGTCTGCTCGGGGTGCCACTGGAAGGTTTCGGAGAGTTCGACGCCGATCCGCTCGGGGCGGAGGAGGACGGCCATCTTCGTTTGCTCTTCGAGGTCGGGGCAGGCGGGATAGCCGAAGCTGTAGCGGCAGCCTTGGTAGCCGAGGGCGAAGAGCTTGCGGATGTCGGCGGCGTCCTTGCCGGCGATGCCGAGCTCCTGGCGGACGCGCTTGTGCCAGTACTCCGCGAGGGCCTCGGCGGCTTCGACCGCGAAGCCGTGCCAGTGGAGGTAGTCGCGGTACTCGTTCGCCTGGAAGAGCTCCTGGGCGAACTCGCTGGCGCGGGGGCCCATGGTGACGAGGGAGAGGGCGACGACGTCGAACTGCGGTCCGGACGGGTCGGCGGCGGCCTCTTCGAAGGAGCGGAAGAAGTCGGCGATGCAGAGGCGGCGGCCGCTTGGCTGGCGGGGAAAGCGGAAGCGGACCGGTTCGCCGACGGGCCGGCCATCTTCGACGGAGGGCCAGACGACGAGGTCGTTCTTCTCGGCGAGGGCCGGGAAATAGCCGTAGACGACGGCCGGGAGGAGGAGCTGCTCGGCGATGGCGCGCTCCTGCCAGCGGCGGAAGATGGGGCGCACTTCTTCTTCGATGAAGCGGGCGTACTCGTCTTCGGGGCGGTCGCCGCGCTGGTAGCCCCACTGCCCGCGGAAGAGCGCGATTTCGTTGATGTACGGGTAGATCTCGCGGAGGGGGATGCCGCGGACCACGCGGGAGCCCCAGAAGGGCGGGGTGGGGATGGGGACGCCGCGCTCGATATCGGAGGGGGCGTAGTCGTGTTCGGAGGGGGCGGGGGCGGCGTTCGGGTCGGCGACGCGGTCGTAGCCGGAATCTTCGTCCGTCGGGCGGCCGGCCGTGCGGGAGAGGTCGGGCAGGGGTTTGCCTTCGCGGAGGGCCGGGATGATGCGGTCGAGGGTGGCGAGCCCTTCGAAGGCGTCCTGTGCGTAGTAGACGTGGCCCTTGTAGACCTGGCGGAGTTCGTGCTCGACGTACTTCCGGGTGAGGGCGGCGCCGCCGAGGATGACGGGGTAGTGGAAGAGCTCGCGGGCGTTCAGCTCTTCGAGGTCCTCGCGCATGACGACGGTGCTTTTGACGAGGAGGCCGGAGAGGCCGATGACATCGGCGCCGACCTCCTGGGCCTTTTCGATGATATTGGAGATCGGCTGCTTGATGCCGAGGTTGTAGGTTGTGTAGCCGTTATTCGTGAGGATGATATCGACGAGGTTCTTGCCGATATCGTGGACGTCGCCGCGGACGGTTGCGAGGACGACCTTACCCTTGGACTGGCCTTCGACGCGCTCCATGTACGGCTCGAGGAAGGCGACGGCGGCCTTCATCGTCTCTGCGGACTGGAGGACGAAGGGGAGCTGCATCTTGCCGGCGCCGAAGAGGTCGCCGACCTCGCGCATCGCGGGGAGGAGGTGCTCGTTGATGATGGTGAGCGGGTCGAAGCGGGCGAGAGCCTCTTCGAGGTCGTCGTGGAGGCCGCGGCGGTCGCCGTCGATGATGCGGCGGCGGAGGCGCTCTTCGACGGGCGCGCGGTGAGCCGGGTCGCTCGCCGGGCGCTGCTCCTTTTCGGCGGTCTCGAAGAGGGAGATGAAGTGGGTGAGCGGGTCGTAGCCGTCGCGGCGGCGGTCGTAAATGAGGTCGCGGGCGGTTTCGAGCTGCTCTTCGGGGATGCGGCTGAGGGGGAGGATCTGCCGGGCGTTGACGATGGCGGCATCGAGGCCGTGCTCGACTGCTTCGTGGAGGAAGACGGAGTTGAGGACGCGGCGGGCGGCCGGCTTGAGGCCGAAGGAGCAGTTGGAGACGCCGAGGATGGTGTGGACGCCGGGGAGCTCCTCTTTGACGCGGCGGATGGCTTCGAGGGTTTCGATAGCGTCGCGGCGGAGCTCCTCCTGGCCGCTGGTCAGGGGGAAGGTGAGACAGTCGAAGAGGAGGTCGCCGGGCTCCATGCCGTAGCGGTTGACGGCGATGTCATAGATGCGGCGGGCGACGCGGAGCTTCCACTCGGCGGTGCGGGCCTGGCCCTCCTCGTCGATGGTGAGGGCGACGGCGGCGGCGCCGTGCTCCTTGATGAGGGGGAGGAGCCTCGTGATTTTCCGCTCGCCGTCCTCGAGGTTGATGGAGTTGACGATGGCGCGGCCGCCGTAGAGCTTGAGGGCGGTTTCGATGACGGCGACTTCGGTGCTGTCGAAGACGAGCGGGACGGCGACCTGCGTGCGGAAGGCGGAAACGACGCGGTGCATGTCGGCGGGGCCGTCGCGGCCGACGTAATCGACCATGACATCGATGACGTGGGCGCCTTCGGCGGCCTGTTCGCGGGCGAGGGCGACCATGCCGTCGACGTCCCCGGCGAGGAGGAGGTCGCGGAAGGCGCGGGAGCCGGTGGCGTTGGTACGCTCGCCGACGACGAGGAAGGAGGTGTCCTGTTTGATGGGGACGGCGGTGTAGAGGGAGGCGGCGGCCGGCTCGTAGCGGGTGGGGCGCTCCTTCGGGCGGGGCCGGCCGATGACGCGGATCGCCTCGGCGAACATGGCGGGGGTGGTTCCGCAGCAGCCGGCCACGATCGAGGTGCCGAACTCCTCGACGAAGATCTTCTGGTAGCGGGCGAACTCTTCGGGGGAGAGGGTGTAGCAGGCGCGGCCGTCGATGACCTCGGGGAGGCCGGCGTTGGGGCCGATGAAGACGGGCCGGCGGGAGTGCTGCGCGAGGTAACGGACATGCTCGACCATCTGCTCGGGGCCGGTGGCGCAGTTGATGCCGACGATATCGACGACGTCGAGCGGTTCGAGGGTGGCGAGGGCGGCGGCGATATCGGAGCCGAGCAGCATGGTGCCGGTCGATTCGATGGTGACGGAGGCGATGACGGGCACCCGGCGGCCGGTGATCTCCATGGCGTCGGCGGCGGCGGCGAGGGCGGCCTTCGTCTGGAGGAGGTCCTGGCAGGTTTCGACTTTGAGGACGTCGATGCCGCCTTCGAGGAGGCCGATGCACTGCTCGCGCCAGCCGTGCTTGATTTCGTCGTAGGTGATGTGGCCGAGGGAGGGGAGGCGGGTGCCAGGGCCGATGGTACCGAAGGCGTAGCGGGGCCACTCGGGTGTGGCGTAGCGGTCGCGGACGCGGCCGATGACCTGGGCGGCGAGGCGGTTCAGCTCGCGGGTGCGATCGGCGAGGCCGAACTCGGCGAGGACGACGGGGTTGGCGCCGAAGGAGCAGCTATCGACGGCGTCGACGCCCACCTCGTAGAAGGATGCGTAGATGCCTTCGAGGATGTGGGGGCTGGCCACGTTGAGCCATTCGGGGCAGCCTTCGTGGGCTTCGCCATCGGGGGCGACGTAGGCCTCGGGGCCGAGGTTGAGCGAGAGCAGCGTGGAGCCGATGGGCCCTGCGGCATAGAGCACCTGGTCCTGCAGGCGGTTGAGCAGGGGAAGGTCACGCGGTCTGTACATGGTCGGGAATCAAGCGTACACCATAGGGTGAGATGCACGACGGGTCGGCAGCGGGGATTGCAGCGGACCGGGCGGCGTACCCGGCGTACGGGGTTGGCCGGCGGGTGGTCGCCGCGCTGCGGATGCGCTGCCCGCGGTGCTGCCGGGGCGGGGTATGGGCGGGGCCGTTCCGGATGCGGGAGCGATGTGCGGTGTGCGGGCTGGCGTTCGAGCGGGAGCCTGGGTACTTCACCGGGGCGATGTACGCGAGCTACTTCATCGGGCTGTTCGTGACGCTGCCCGTGTGGCTGTGGATGCTGCTGGCCGGGGCGCCGTTCGGGGCGATTCTCGGGGCGGCGTTCGGGCTGGTGGCGCTGGTGACGCCCGCGGCGTTCCACTACTCGCGGGTGGCGTGGATGCAGATCGACGCGTACTTCAACCCTGGGACGTTCGCCGAGGATGTGCCGGGATGAGCGGCCGCTTCCGGGTGCGGGAGGCGGATGCGGAGGATGCGGAGGCGCTGGCCGAGCTGTACGCGGGGAGCGGGCTGCCGGGCGCGCCGGGCGATGCCCCGGAGGCGGCGCGGATGCTCCAGACGGGCGCTGCCTTCCTGCTGGCGGAGGATGACGCCGGGATCGCGGGCGCGGTGCGCTGGCGGGAGGAGGAGGGGGTGGCGTGGTTTGACCTGCTGCGGTCGCTGGAGCCGCCGGCGGGGGCGGAGCTGGTGCGGGCCGTGGGCCGGCGGGCGCAGGACCGGGGGCTGCGGCTGGCGCGCTGCCGGGCGCCCGATACCCCGGGCATGGCCGCCTACTTCGCCCGGCTGGGCTACCTGCCGGTGGGGCGGGAGCGGGCAGAGGACGGCCGGGCGCTGCTGGTGCTGGAGCGGCGGCTGCCGCTGCTGACGGTGCGGGAGCAGCGGCGGGGCGATGCGGCCGCGATCGCCAGGCTGACCGGCGCAGA
It encodes:
- a CDS encoding GNAT family N-acetyltransferase; translation: MSGRFRVREADAEDAEALAELYAGSGLPGAPGDAPEAARMLQTGAAFLLAEDDAGIAGAVRWREEEGVAWFDLLRSLEPPAGAELVRAVGRRAQDRGLRLARCRAPDTPGMAAYFARLGYLPVGRERAEDGRALLVLERRLPLLTVREQRRGDAAAIARLTGADPWPFAQGARPGWFVAADGERVVGVIGVRDAGAGVAELAEPVVEAGYEGRGLEVWMAERAREWAQTNGFHTCVLPATPRMRALRRALEDRLWRLEGGRFVHTRPRAAEGDGAER
- the metH gene encoding methionine synthase codes for the protein MYRPRDLPLLNRLQDQVLYAAGPIGSTLLSLNLGPEAYVAPDGEAHEGCPEWLNVASPHILEGIYASFYEVGVDAVDSCSFGANPVVLAEFGLADRTRELNRLAAQVIGRVRDRYATPEWPRYAFGTIGPGTRLPSLGHITYDEIKHGWREQCIGLLEGGIDVLKVETCQDLLQTKAALAAAADAMEITGRRVPVIASVTIESTGTMLLGSDIAAALATLEPLDVVDIVGINCATGPEQMVEHVRYLAQHSRRPVFIGPNAGLPEVIDGRACYTLSPEEFARYQKIFVEEFGTSIVAGCCGTTPAMFAEAIRVIGRPRPKERPTRYEPAAASLYTAVPIKQDTSFLVVGERTNATGSRAFRDLLLAGDVDGMVALAREQAAEGAHVIDVMVDYVGRDGPADMHRVVSAFRTQVAVPLVFDSTEVAVIETALKLYGGRAIVNSINLEDGERKITRLLPLIKEHGAAAVALTIDEEGQARTAEWKLRVARRIYDIAVNRYGMEPGDLLFDCLTFPLTSGQEELRRDAIETLEAIRRVKEELPGVHTILGVSNCSFGLKPAARRVLNSVFLHEAVEHGLDAAIVNARQILPLSRIPEEQLETARDLIYDRRRDGYDPLTHFISLFETAEKEQRPASDPAHRAPVEERLRRRIIDGDRRGLHDDLEEALARFDPLTIINEHLLPAMREVGDLFGAGKMQLPFVLQSAETMKAAVAFLEPYMERVEGQSKGKVVLATVRGDVHDIGKNLVDIILTNNGYTTYNLGIKQPISNIIEKAQEVGADVIGLSGLLVKSTVVMREDLEELNARELFHYPVILGGAALTRKYVEHELRQVYKGHVYYAQDAFEGLATLDRIIPALREGKPLPDLSRTAGRPTDEDSGYDRVADPNAAPAPSEHDYAPSDIERGVPIPTPPFWGSRVVRGIPLREIYPYINEIALFRGQWGYQRGDRPEDEYARFIEEEVRPIFRRWQERAIAEQLLLPAVVYGYFPALAEKNDLVVWPSVEDGRPVGEPVRFRFPRQPSGRRLCIADFFRSFEEAAADPSGPQFDVVALSLVTMGPRASEFAQELFQANEYRDYLHWHGFAVEAAEALAEYWHKRVRQELGIAGKDAADIRKLFALGYQGCRYSFGYPACPDLEEQTKMAVLLRPERIGVELSETFQWHPEQTTAAVIVHHPGARYFVIR
- a CDS encoding DUF983 domain-containing protein; amino-acid sequence: MHDGSAAGIAADRAAYPAYGVGRRVVAALRMRCPRCCRGGVWAGPFRMRERCAVCGLAFEREPGYFTGAMYASYFIGLFVTLPVWLWMLLAGAPFGAILGAAFGLVALVTPAAFHYSRVAWMQIDAYFNPGTFAEDVPG
- a CDS encoding TIGR03619 family F420-dependent LLM class oxidoreductase — protein: MPAPHFGVTIPQIKRTWDEAKTNAREFEAMGFDSLWVCDHLYGPQSPQIPILEAWSLVAAVAAITERVEIGTLVTPAGMRNPAHLGKVIATIDNIAGGRIIPGLGAGWMPREFTDFGVPFPPIGARMRQLRETLELLRAMWTEPEVTMDGEFVHVRNLVCEPKPVRRPPILVGGAGEKVLLRIAARHADIWNNLAAHHHALPRKIDVLREHCAAVGRDPASITISQQCLVIIAPDEAAAAPMVETAKKIFGGHMGDPTGPLAIAGSPARVREQIQRHLDLGCTMFVIEFFGRDTREPARLFAETVLPHFR